One Comamonas odontotermitis genomic window, CGCAGCGCTGGAGCGCAACAAGGTCATCGCGATCAACCCGCCTGCCGGAGAAAAGTTCGACCCCCACCACCACCAGGCCATCTCCATGGTGCCCGCCGACCAGCCCGCCAACACCGTGGTTGGCGTGCTGCAGAAGGGCTACATGATTGCCGACCGCATCCTGCGCCCTGCCCTGGTCACGGTGGCTGCACCGAAATAACGCACCTCCTGGCGTTTTTTGCAACCCGCCCCTTGAAGGGTGCAAAAAGCGCCACAGATAACAGTCAATTCGGACGGGGATACCGTCCAACGGAATAAAAGGAGTTAGAGAAATGGGAAAGATCATTGGTATTGACCTGGGAACGACCAACAGCTGCGTGGCTGTGATGGAAGGCAATAACACCCGGGTTATCGAAAACAGCGAAGGCGCACGCACCACCCCGTCCATCGTGGCCTACCAGGACGACGGCGAGATCCTCGTCGGTGCCTCGGCAAAGCGCCAGGCGGTCACCAACCCCAAGAACACGATCTATGCTGCCAAGCGCCTGATCGGCCGCAAGTTCGAAGACAAGGAAGTGCAAAAGGACATCGACCTGATGCCCTTCCAGATCATCAAGGCCGACAACGGTGACGCCTGGGTACAGGTGCGCGACCAGAAGCTCGCCCCTCCACAGATCTCCGCAGAAGTGCTGCGCAAGATGAAGAAGACTGCCGAGGACTTCCTGGGCGAAGCCGTGACCGAGGCCGTGATCACCGTGCCCGCGTACTTCAACGACGCGCAGCGCCAGGCCACCAAGGATGCAGGCCGCATTGCCGGTCTCGATGTCAAGCGCATCATCAACGAGCCTACCGCCGCAGCCCTGGCTTTTGGCCTGGACAAGGGCGGCAAGGGTGATCGCAAGATTGCCGTGTATGACCTGGGTGGCGGTACCTTCGACGTCTCGATCATCGAAATCGCCGATGTGGATGGCGAAAAGCAGTTCGAAGTGCTGTCGACCAACGGCGACACCTTCCTGGGCGGCGAAGACTTCGACCAGCGCATCATCGAATACATCATTGGCGAGTTCAAGAAGGAACAGGCCGTCGATCTGTCCAAGGACGTGCTGGCCCTGCAGCGCCTGAAGGAAGCTGCCGAAAAGGCCAAGATCGAGCTGTCGAGCTCGGCTGCCACCGACATCAACCTGCCTTACATCACCGCGGATGCCACGGGCCCCAAGCACCTGAACATCAAGCTGACCCGCGCCAAGCTGGAATCGCTGGTGGACGACCTGATCGAGCGCACCATCGCTCCTTGCCGTACCGCCATCAAGGATGCAGGCATCTCCGTGTCCGACGTTGACGACGTGATCCTGGTCGGCGGCATGAGCCGTATGCCCAAGGTGCAGGAAAAGGTCAAGGAATTCTTCGGCAAGGATCCACGCAAGGACGTGAACCCTGACGAAGCCGTGGCTGTGGGCGCTGCCGTGCAGGGCCAGGTGCTGGGCGGTGATCGCTCCGACGTGCTGCTGCTGGACGTGACGCCTCTGTCGCTGGGTATCGAAACCCTGGGCGGCGTGATGACCAAGATGATCGCCAAGAACACGACCATCCCGACCAAGTTCGCGCAGACCTATTCGACTGCAGAAGACAACCAGCCTGCCGTGACGATCAAGGTGTTCCAGGGTGAACGTGAAATCGCCAGCGCCAACAAGCTGCTGGGCGAGTTCAACCTCGAAGGCATTCCTGCTGCACCCCGTGGCACGCCACAGATCGAAGTGACCTTCGACATCGACGCCAACGGCATCCTGCACGTGGGCGCCAAGGACAAGGGCACGGGCAAGGAAAACAAGATCACCATCAAGGCAAGCTCCGGCCTGTCCGAGGAAGAAATCCAGAAGATGGTGAAGGATGCCGAGCTGAACGCTGCCGACGACAAGAAGAAGCTGGAACTGGTGCAGGCCAAGAACCAGGGCGAAGCCGCTGTCCACAGCGTGAACAAGAGCCTGGGCGAACACGGCGACAAGATCGACGCAGCCGACAAGACCGCGATCGAAGCCGCCGTGAAGGAACTGGAAGAGGCCTTGAAGGGCGAAGACAAGGACGCCATCGAAGCCAAGACCACGGCCCTGATGACTGTCAGCCAGAAGCTGGGCGAAAAGGTGTATGCCGACGCCCAGGCCGCTCAGGCTGCAGGCGCAGCGGGTGCTGCGGGCGGAGCCAGCGCCGCCGCTGCTGACGACAACGTCGTGGATGCGGAAGTCAAGGAAGTGAAGAAGGACTAAGTCCTTCTCGTAACCGGGCCTCGCGCCAATCGCCAATGAACCCCATGCCGGAGTCCGCATCGCCGCACTCCGGCATGGCTTTTCTGCAAAACCCTATTGTTTTTGTAACTGATAGCGATTTGTCGGCGGGCGCCAAGCCCTGTTTTTATTCAAGTATCCAAAGGCACACGATGACATCTTCCACAGCACCTGCGACCGACGCACTGCATGTTGCAGAGCTCAGCCGTGTCAACCAGAAGATCACCGATGGCGCGGCCGCATTGCCCGCCGTCACGCTCAAGGACGGAAGCCGGGTACAGACCGGCACCGTGGCCACCATGCTCTACAACATCGCGCTCTACAACGCCGGCGAGCGCGGCACAGTCGAAGAAGAGCTGAAGATGGCGATTCCCACGCTGTTCAAGGTGGGGTTGTTTGAGCTTTTTCCCCCGCAGCAATGGATTGACGGCGACAATCCCGGCCGCAGCTTTGTGGGCATCCATGCCCGGGCATACCTGCACGGCGCTGGTTAATCACCCACAGAATTCAAGAACACCATGTCCAAACGCGATTATTACGAAGTCCTCGGCGTCACCAAGACCTCCACGGAAGTCGAGATCAAAACGGCCTACCGCAAGCTGGCCATGAAGTACCACCCCGACCGCAACCAGGGCGAAAAGGCCAAGGAAGCGGAAGAAAAGTTCAAGGAGTGCAAAGAAGCCTACGAAATGCTCTCCGACAGCCAAAAGCGTGCCGCCTACGACCAGTACGGCCACGCTGGCGTGGACCCCAGCATGCGTGGCGGCATGGGCGGTGAAGGCTTTGGTGGCTTTGCCGAAGCGTTTGGCGACATCTTTGGCGACATGTTCGGCAGCGGCGGCGGCCGACGCGGCGGTGGCCCGCAGGTCTATCGCGGCAACGACCTGTCGTATGCGATGGACATCACGCTGGAAGAAGCGGCCAACGGCAAGAACGCGCAGATCAAGATTCCTTCGTGGGACGAGTGCGACACCTGCCATGGCAGCGGCGCCAAGCCCGGCACCCAGGTCAAGACCTGCTCCACCTGCCATGGCAGCGGCACGGTGCAGATGCGTCAGGGCTTCTTTGCCGTACAGCAGGCCTGCCCGCACTGCCGGGGCACCGGCAAGGTTATCCCCGAGCCTTGCGTCGCCTGCCATGGCCAAGGCCGCATCAAGTCGCAAAAGACGCTGGAAGTGAACATCCCAGCCGGTATCGACGACGGCATGCGCATCCGCTCCGCTGGCAACGGCGAGCCCGGCCAGAATGGTGGCCCGCCCGGCGATCTGTACATCGAGATCCGCGTGCGCAAGCATGAAGTGTTCGAGCGCGATGGCGACGACCTGCACTGCGAGGTACCGGTCAGCATGGTCACCGCCGCGCTGGGCGGAGAGATCGAAGTGCCCACCCTGGGCGGCAAGGCGGCCATCGACATTCCCGAAGGCACGCAGACCGGCAAGCAGTTCCGCCTGCGCGGCAAGGGCATCAAGGGCGTGCGCGCCAGCTACCCGGGCGACCTGTACGTGCACATCGTGGTCGAAACCCCCGTCAAGCTGACCGAACACCAGCGCAAGCTGCTCAAGGAGCTGGACGAGTCGCTGAAAAAAGGCGGAGCCAAGCACACGCCCAATAACCAGTCATGGGCAGACCGCCTGAAGAATCTGTTTACCTGATTGGAATTGCCATGCATTGCATGGCTCATGACAGCCCACTCAAAAGCACCAGCACGCTGGTGCTTTCTTTGCGGAAGAGCCAGGGAGGTCCAATAAGAGGCGCATTCGTTGCCTACCCACACCAACTGCCAAGAGTTAGGTAGAAGACAGCAGACCAGAAGTTGACGGTATGACACTGCTTTGCCGCAAGGTCTGCACCAGCAGTTGCTGCAGCCCATCAACCGCCGCGTTGCCGCGCGATGCCCGGCTGCGGTAGGCAGCCACCTCCATGGGTGCCAAGGGCCCCAGGCCGTGTTCGATGCCCAGTTGCTGCAGATGCGCAGGCGCGCTGCACTGGGTGAGCGCGGCCACAGCCAGCCCGCTTTCGACGGCGGCAATCTGCCCAGCCAGGCTGGAGCTGTTGTAGACCACCTTGTAGCGCCGCCCCTGCTGCGCGAGCGCATGCATGGCGCCCCGCCGCGCCAGGCTAGCCTCCTCGTACACGGCAATGGGCAGCGGATCGCGCCGCCACAGCTCAAACTGCGGCGAGCCCACCCAGACCATGGGCTCGTGAAACAGCAGGATGCCGCGCCGCGCATGGTCGCGCGAGACCAGCGCCACATCCAGATCACCCTGTGCCACACGGGGAATGAGCGCCGTCGATTGCTCGCAATTGAGCTCGATCTCCACACTGCTGTGGCGCAGCGCAAAGCGGCGCAGCACGGGCGTCAGGTACTTTTGCGCATAGTCATCGGGCACCCCCAGTCGCACGCGCCCGGTCAGCGGCTGGTTGTGCAGCGCCTGCTGCGCCTCGGCCTGCAGGTCGAGCATGCGACGCGCATAGCCCAGCAGAGTCTGGCCTTCGGGCGTGAGCTGCAGCCTGCGGCTGCTGCGGTCCAGCAGGCGATGGCCCATCGCGTCTTCCAGCTTCTTGATCTGCATGCTGACCGCTGATTGCGAACGGAACACTTCCGTCGCGGCACTGGACAGCGTTCCCGTGTCCACCACCGCCACAAAGCATTTGAGCCAATCGAGCTGCATGTCGCGCAGGTGTTCCATGGGCCCTCATTTATTCGATTATCGAAATATTGGATGCCAAATTATGCGCTTTTCGTTTTTTGCAGACAACAGGACACTGGGTTCATGCATCCCTCACCCAACGCCGCCATGGCGACCTCCATTCCCATTCCCCGGCAACATGCCGTCACCAGTGGCGCCTTGCCCTTTCTGCTGGGCTGCATGCTGCTTGGCACGGTCGGCGTGTTTGTGCAGGAAGCACATGCCGCCCCCATCACCGCCACCTGGTTTCGTTGCGCCTTCGGCCTTTTGGGGTTGACGGCGTGGATGGCCTGGCGAAGGCAATTGCCGCTGCTGCGTCTGCCGCGCCGCGCGGCACCATGGGTGCTGGCATCGGGCGTGCTCATGATTGCCTCCTGGGCTCTCTTCTTTCAGGCCATGACTTACACCTCGGCGGGGATGGCGATTGTGCTCTTCCATGTGCAACCTCTGTGGCTGTTGCTGTTTGGCGCGCTGTGGCTGGGCGAGAGGGTGAGAGGGCAGCGCCTGGCTGCCGTGCTGGTGGCGCTGTTCGGCCTCGCCCTCGCCACTGGCGTGCTGCAGCACCTTCCGCTATTTGGAGCAGAAGACCTTCACCAGAGCGGCTACTGGCTGGGCGTATCACTGTGCATGGCGGGCGCGGTATGCATGGCCGGCGTCACGCTCTGCGCCAAGAAGGCGCAAACCAGTGCCAGCGCCCTGGCGTGGTGGCAATGCCTGCTTGGCGCGTTGACGCTGTGGATCTGGCCCGTGCAATACGGATGGCCCGCCTGGGGAGGCGCATGGCTCTGGCTTGCCGGCCTGGGCCTCGTGCATACCGCACTGGCCTATACCCTGATCTATGCCGGCACGCTTCGCCTGCCCACATCGCGTATCGCCATCTTCCAGTTTGTCTATCCAGCCGTGGCGATCGTGATCGACTGGCTGTATTTCCGCCAGGCGCTGAGCACCGCGCAACTGATCGGCATTGCGGTGCTCACCGTCGCTATCAGCATGGCGGAGCGCCCCTCCCGCCCGCTCCCAGTCCGGCAATAGCGCAGGTGATCGGCAGGTGCACTCGCGCTGTGCTCATTCCACCGGGACAGGCCCATTGGCCACAGATTTGGCAGCCGCAGCGGCAGCCCGGCGCGCAAAGCGCCTGCGCAGACCCAGCCACAGCGGCACGCCAATCACCACCAGTACCAGGAGCCAGGGAATGAGCCCCGCAACCGTGACGACCAGGCTTTGCGCACTGAAGGCAAAGGTATCCCAGCTGCGCTGCCAGGTCTGCCGCCAAGGGCTGTAGGTACCGCTGACGATGACCCGCTGGGGCTGGAACTGCATCTGCACCAGCTGCTTGGCTGTTTCGCGCTCCAAGAGGGCGCGCTGGGTAGCGGCGGCATCGATTTCTGCCTGCACCTGCGACATGGTGTCGCGGATCTCGATCAGGTCCTGCAAGGTGCGCTTCACATTTTTCTCGCGCAGCAGCTCGCGCAGGCTGTCGCGGTATTCGCTGCGGTTATTGATCTGCGCTTCCACATCGATCACCTGGCTGGTCTTGTCTTCGGTGGATGTCTGGTGGTTGAGAATTTTCGCGTTGCCGCCCAGGGTGGCCGTCAGCATGGCAAAGTCGCGTGGGTTGATACGCATCGTCAGGTACGCACTGGCAGCGGATTGCGCAGTTTCCCGTTGCAGCGCAGAGCCCTCCACATAGCAGTCAAGCCGCTCACAGGTAGATTTGACCGTTTCCCACAAGCCTGCCAGCTCGGCGGCCGGGCTTTCAATCTGCATGCGGTGGCTGACCGCCAGAAAGCGCTGGCTGGGCGCCGTGCTGGCAGGCTGCGCGGTATCCATGCCTGCGCCAGCAGCGATGGAAGCCGGTGCTGGCACCGGTGCAGACATCAGCTTGGCAGCAGCCGCCTTCCCCGGCGCGGCCTCCTCCAGCATGGCACGCGGGCGAGCCCGCCTCTCCAGCGCCGCACCATCGTCCTGGGCCGTGCCAGATGTGAATGCTGCGGAATCGGCCACCACACCCTGCGAATCAGAAGCATTGGTAGAGGCATCTGGCGAACAGGCTGCTACCAGGGTGGTAGCAGCCAGCACCAAGGCCAGCAGGCGGGCCGAACGCGGAAATGCGGGCAGGCGCGGCTTGTCTGAATGAAATGGTGTGCGAAGGGTCATGGCAGCTTTCTCCGATGAAATGTCTTGGACAAGGACTGAATCGGTGCAAGGCCGGCAAAGGGGTCAATCCGTTACACAAGCAAACAAATTACTCCCAGCCCGACAGGCGGACGCGTCATGCCCTGCGGGCCAAGGGACAGCCACAGCGCTGTCACCGCATCGTCAAATTTCGAACACGCAAGCCATCGCAAATGGCGATGTCAAATTGCCTTTTATTGCGTAAAATGGCTTTTGCTTTCTAAAACCACGATACCTCCCCACCATGAAAAGCTCCGAGCGCAGTTTTGCGCGCCGTATCGACCTGACCTCGCTCCAGCTGTTTGTGGCCGTGTGCGAGCTAGGCAGCATCGGCCGCGCGGCGGAGCGCGAGTTCATTGCTGCATCGGCTGTCAGCAAGCGCCTGTCGGACCTCGAAACCGCGGTCGACACCCAGCTGCTTTACCGCCACAGCCGTGGCGTGACCTTGACACCTGCGGGCGAGAGCTTGCTGCACCACGCCCGCAATGTGTTGTTCGGGCTGGAGCGCATGCAGGGAGAGCTGTCGGAGTACGCCGATGGCGTGCGCGGCCATGTGCGCGTGCATGCCAATATCTCGGCCATCGTGCAGTTTCTGCCCGAGGATCTGGGCAGCTTTGCGCGCGAGCACAGCCAGATCAAGATTGACCTGCAGGAGCACCTGAGCGCCGACGTGGTCCAAGCCGTGCATGAAGGCACGGCAGACCTTGGCATCTGCAACCCGGACGCCGTGCAGGGCGCGGCCGAAATGGAGCTGCAGTCACGCCCCTACCGGTCTGACCACCTGATGCTGGTGGTGCCGCTCTCGCACGCGCTGGCCAAGCGCGACGCAATCAGCTTTGAAGAAGCACTGGAATGGGACATTGTCGGCCTGCAATCGGGCAGCAGCATCAGCCAGGCCATGCGCTCGGCATCGGCCCAGTTGCGCCGCCCGCTGCGCCAGCGCATCCAGGTAACGAGCCTGGACGCCATGTGCCGCATGATCGACAACGGTCTGGGCGTCGGTCTGGTGCCCGACCGGGCCTTCACTCTGATGCACGGCGTGGGCAACCTGCGCGGCATCCAGCTGACCGACGACTGGGCACACCGCGAGCTGCGCCTGATGGCACGCGATTTTGATGCCCTCCCCGTGACCGCACGCCTGCTGGTCGAGCACCTGAGCCCCCGGCTTGTCGCCGACGCGCTTGCGCCCGGTGACGATGCCGCCCATACAATCCGCGCCCTGCAACCGTCCATAGGACTTGGCGCGCTATAAATTTTGAAATTCCCCCATTACAAACACTTGACCGAAAGAGACCACGATGACCGGACGCACCCTCTACGACAAGATTTTTGACGAGCACGCCATCCACACCGAGGAAGATGGCACCACCATCCTCTATATTGACCGCCATCTGGTGCACGAAGTGACCAGCCCGCAGGCCTTCGAAGGCCTGCGCATGGCCGGCCGCAAGCTGTGGCGCGTGAGCTCCGTGGTGGCTACTGCCGACCACAACACGCCCACCACCGGCTGGGAACGCGGCTATGACGGCATTGAAGACCCGATCAGCAAGGAGCAGATCACCACGCTGAACGACAACATCGGCGAATTCGGCGCTGCCGCGTTCTTCCCCTTCATGGACAAGGGCCAGGGCATCGTCCACGTGATGGGCCCCGAGCAAGGCGCCACCCTGCCCGGCATGACCGTGGTCTGCGGCGACAGCCATACCAGCACGCATGGCGCATTCGGTGCACTGGCGCACGGCATCGGCACCAGCGAAGTCGAGCACGTGATGGCCACGCAGACCCTGCTGGCCAAGAAAGCCAAGAACATGCTGATCAAGGTGGACGGCAAGGTGGCACCGGGCGTTACCGCCAAGGACATCGTGCTCGCCATCATCGGCAAGATCGGCACAGCAGGCGGCACGGGCTACACGATCGAGTTTGCAGGCTCCGCCATCCGCGACCTGTCCATCGAGGGCCGCATGACGGTGTGCAACATGGCCATCGAAGGGGGCGCACGCGCCGGCCTCGTGGCCGTGGATGACAAGACCATTGAATACGTCAAAGGCCGCCCGCTCGCCCCGACCGGCGTGGAATGGGATCAGGCCGTGGCGTATTGGAAGACCTTGCACTCCGACACCGATGCCAAGTTCGACACCGTCGTCACCCTGCGCGCCGAAGACATCGTGCCGCAGGTCACTTGGGGAACCAGCCCCGAGATGGTGCTGGGTGTGGACGCCATCGTGCCCGATCCTGACAAGGAAAAGGATCCGAACAAGCGTGGCGCCATTGAACGCGCGCTCACCTATATGAATCTGGAACCCGGCAAGCCGATCAACGACATCTTTGTCGACAAGGTGTTCATCGGCAGCTGCACCAACAGCCGCATCGAGGACATGCGCGAAGCAGCCGCCGTCGTCAAGAAACTGGGCCAGAAAGTGGCCAAGAACGTGAAGCTGGCCATGGTGGTGCCCGGCTCTGGCCTGGTGAAGGCGCAGGCCGAAGCCGAAGGCCTGGACAAGATCTTCACCGCCGCAGGCTTTGAGTGGCGCGAGCCCGGCTGCAGCATGTGCCTGGCCATGAACGCCGACCGGCTGGAGCCCGGTGAGCGCTGCGCATCCACCAGCAACCGCAACTTCGAAGGCCGCCAGGGCGCCGGTGGCCGCACCCACCTCGTCAGCCCCGCCATGGCCGCTGCCGCTGCAGTACACGGCCACTTTGTAGATATCCGCCGTTTTGCCTGATCCAAGGAGCTATTGCGATGAAAACCCGTTTTGCATTCGTCACCATCGCGCTCGCCGCGCTGCTATCGGGCTGCAACACCGTCCATGGCATTGGCCAGGATGTGCAGGGCGCGGGCAACGCGATCTCGCGCGCAGCGCGCTAAAACTATCAAATATGTAGCTGTCAGCGCTTGGTACATGAGCGCTGATGGCCAAAAAGGGCTTCAACATGCAAAAATTCACCATCCACAAAGGCCTCGTGGCGCCCATGGACCGCGAGAACGTCGATACCGACGCCATCATTCCCAAGCAGTTCCTCAAGTCCATCAAGAAGACCGGCTTTGGTGTGAACGCGTTTGACGAATGGCGCTACCTGGACCAGCCCGGCCAACCCGGCGTGCCTGAAAGCGCCCGCAAGCCCAACCCCGACTTTGTGCTCAACCAGCCACGCTACAAGGGCGCCAGCGTGCTGATCGCGCGCAAGAACTTTGGCTGCGGATCGAGCCGCGAACACGCACCCTGGGCATTGGACCAATTCGGCTTCCGCGCCATCCTGGCTCCCAGCTTTGCCGACATCTTCTTCAACAACTGCTTCAAGAACGGCCTGCTGCCCATCGTGCTGCCAGAGTCCACCATCGACCAGCTGTTCCACGAGGTGCAGGCCTTCCCCGGCTATGAGCTGACCATTGACCTGGAGCGCCAGGTAATCGTGCGCCCGCAGGGAGAGGAAATCCCATTCGACGTGATCGCCTTCCGCAAGTACTGCCTGCTCAATGGGTTTGACGACATTGGCCTCACCCTGCGCCAGAAAGACAAGATCCAGGCCTTCGAAGCCAACCGCCTGGCCACCAAGCCCTGGCTGGCGCACAGCCTCGTGCAGGCCAAGGCCTGAATACCGGGCCGCGCCCACCACCCCCAAAAAACCCATCTAGCGCTTGATGGTCAAGCGCAACCAGCTATCAATAAGTGAGTCAATTATGAAAATTGCAGTATTGCCCGGAGACGGCATTGGCCCAGAAATCGTTGCAGAAGCCGTCAAGGTGCTGGATGCGCTGAAGCTGGATCTGCAGATGGAGTCTGCCCCTGTGGGCGGAGCCGCATATGAGGCCGCAGGCCACCCGCTGCCACCTGCCACCCTGAAACTGGCGCAGGAGTCCGACGCCATCCTGTTTGGCGCCGTGGGCGACTGGAAGTACGACACGCTGGAGCGCGCGCTGCGCCCCGAGCAGGCCATTCTGGGCCTGCGCAAGGCGCTGGGCCTTTTCGCCAACTTCCGCCCCGCCATCTGCTACAAGGAGCTGACCCACGCCTCCAGCCTCAAGCCCGAGTTGGTGGCAGGCCTCGATATCCTCATCATCCGCGAGTTGACCGGTGACATCTACTTTGGCCAGCCACGTGGCCGCCGCGTCTCGCCCGATGGACACTTTCCCGGCGCCGAAGAAGCCTTCGACACCATGCGCTACACCCGCCCCGAAATCGAGCGCATCGGCCATGTGGCCTTCCAGGCCGCGCAAAAGCGCGGCAAACGCGTGACCAGCGTGGACAAGGCCAACGTGCTGGAAACCTTCCAGCTGTGGAAGGACGTGATGACCGAAGTGGGCAAACAGTACCCCGATGTGCAGCTGGACCACATGTATGTGGACAACGCCGCCATGCAGCTGGTGAAGGAGCCCAAGCGCTTTGACGTGGTGGTGACCGGCAACATGTTCGGCGACATCCTGAGCGACGAGGCATCCATGCTGACCGGCTCCATCGGCATGCTGCCATCGGCCAGCCTGAACGACAAAAAGCAGGGCCTGTACGAGCCCAGCCACGGCTCGGCACCCGACATTGCCGGCAAGGGCATTGCCAACCCGCTGGCCACCATCCTGAGCGCAGCGATGATGCTGCGCTTCAGCCTCGGCCAGGAAGCCGCCGCGCAAAAGATTGAAGCGGCCGTGCAGAAGGTGCTGGCCCAAGGCCTGCGCACGCCCGACATCTACAGCGAAGGCACCACCAAGGTCGGCACGCAGCAGATGGGCGATGCCGTGGTCGCTGCGCTGTAAGACGCCAGCGCCATCACCATAGGCAAGGCGAGCAAGGGCAGGGATTCTCCCCTGCCCTTTTTCATTGTTGCGCCAGTTTGGAAGCCTTTGTTTGATCGGAACAACGGTCTATTCAAACGATGCAGAACTGATTTCGTCGATTTGACGATATTTTTTATAAATTTACGACGTAATTTATACTTTTTATACATATCGCCATTCGCTTCGATGCGTCAACACTTAAAAAGTATAAAAAATGCGTGCGCCGCAGCAAATTTTGGCGCTAGAATAGCTTCCACTATGTTTGCGCACCGCC contains:
- the leuB gene encoding 3-isopropylmalate dehydrogenase; this encodes MKIAVLPGDGIGPEIVAEAVKVLDALKLDLQMESAPVGGAAYEAAGHPLPPATLKLAQESDAILFGAVGDWKYDTLERALRPEQAILGLRKALGLFANFRPAICYKELTHASSLKPELVAGLDILIIRELTGDIYFGQPRGRRVSPDGHFPGAEEAFDTMRYTRPEIERIGHVAFQAAQKRGKRVTSVDKANVLETFQLWKDVMTEVGKQYPDVQLDHMYVDNAAMQLVKEPKRFDVVVTGNMFGDILSDEASMLTGSIGMLPSASLNDKKQGLYEPSHGSAPDIAGKGIANPLATILSAAMMLRFSLGQEAAAQKIEAAVQKVLAQGLRTPDIYSEGTTKVGTQQMGDAVVAAL